The Gymnogyps californianus isolate 813 chromosome 5, ASM1813914v2, whole genome shotgun sequence genome contains a region encoding:
- the ZNF106 gene encoding zinc finger protein 106 isoform X1: MVRERKCILCHIVYHSKKEMEEHMRSMLHHRELENLKGRDSNHECRVCRVTLVGLSAYAKHISSQLHKDNVDAHDRKEEEKEKEEAEEDYLDKELIQLIKQRKERNRQAEPSCANQELECDDRRSQRRREERAAYKEREAYDQSSWHHHNASQRDWKWEKDDYISPRQGKFSHSQRNLSIHRHSGSPRGRSGWHQNVSGSSSNRHNYGNSGNVWHPSGRGGGTSNWHHSARERNSTWHSEGTGHFSSWNSKSYGGNWKSSPHGANGWNFGSSGDTYSVEPIKYNKERYAWQRQEKDIDVLPYRDRKNRSDLLDFTSDKLPSEGALDFGTSKQPESKTSRASGKSGSPSRDKMYRWTPYPSQKAAEQQPRSEDNVSKTSDKMDSVFVPLTDSSMKGKTCEANGSLSKLKKREASSSSNVTSDHLDLCKVMKDCSSGEKPDKDDGRSNRMPSLKSPLLNITDMKLSSPKQDTNSLLKNVKLLLSSTSGEEQNHLNALNLETNSFSSYSSKLHGACAGDLQDNKDVLGGNLGEPVNNLSEAEQNPKDVKSNHSLQNAPLSSCKDTSDQNREETGKASPKNEFRLDSLEDVSDDDLMGSEKSEARVEKLGSSVSSCLPCDTPESKPATSEKEDDEKPAVSSIASTDLKDSMFQMESTVSPSSGQDHLHVHLKTSSQDGEGDEERVKSHDHFEMEGFENPSDHELQKGGSQSLGLLLPDLSKLGLPASLQRDLTRHISLKSKVGTHLPEPNLNNARRIRNVSGHRRSETEKESGLKPTLRQILSASRRNVNWDQVIQQVTKKKQELGKGLPRFGIEMVPLVQNEQEGLELGEESDLSTLEGFQWEGISLAVPGSARKRSFSESSVIADRNPSAYSFFSEQAKIKESGQRQIIAASHSHHITSGYEASADIEADLKRETSSLPLSPFMSERTETSGRRHSVQATSEVAGLSKQDQESPEKRTPLLEKQNVLEISEENRPASNNASLLAVSNNIDAATDSSCTSGTEQNDSQGIGKKRRATGEGSSPEIPSLERKNKRRKIKGKKERSQVDQLLAISLREEELSKSLHSVDSSLLQARAALQAAYVEVQRFLVLKQQITMEMSTLRSQRIQILQGLQETYEPSELSEQLSCSILRERRNSKSQMAADLIPAGSFLPLLDTLSSSVPPLGASVHLNMPSSFQSSGITPTAPPDSSVRVKREPVSPKGSEENVNSVLQSSPCASRAEEVEQKDGETNQKTSVYPVISATISLSELAACFQHTNQDIHKPAADRGKAGLPENPSHSLSVFSKREASDTVTESFLLGQCSTSLPKHSVLLEMPMDKTPKLSAEPSEQQTATTVVPAEKGNRRRRKLRKKKTLRAAHVPENSDTEQDIIDSKPLRKVKGGKVPKGEKVTTSTPPRQEDGATAQTARNKHEDDSDASLELVEVPAPQCEVVDVGSSESGDEKPDSPSKRDSRSCVDQAVLEVSCSGYDEVSSTSEIGTNYRDDGKRSVAETQTSISSLRGSKNSSEVSSEPGEDEEPTEGNFEGHLAAVNAIQIFGNLLYTCSADKTVCAYNLVSRKCVAIFEGHTSKVNCLLVTQTNGKNAALYTGSSDHTINCYNIKTKECMEQFKLEDRVLCLHSRWRILYAGLANGSVVTFSIKNNKQVDTFECHGPRAVSCLATAQEGARKLLVVGSYDCTISVRDARNGLLLRTLEGHSKTILCMKVVNDLVFSGSSDQSVHAHNIHTGELVRIYKGHNHAVTVVNILGKVMVTACLDKFVRVYELQSHDRLQVYGGHTDMIMCMTIHKSMIYTGCYDGSVRAVRLNLMQNFRCWWHGCSLIFGVVDHLKQHLLTDHTNPNFQTLKCRWKNCDAFFTSRKGSKQDAVGHIERHAEDDSRIDS, translated from the exons GGACAGCAACCATGAATGCCGGGTGTGCAGGGTGACACTGGTGGGTTTGTCAGCATATGCCAAGCACATCTCCAGCCAGCTGCACAAAGACAATGTTGATGCCCAtgacagaaaagaggaagagaaagagaaagaagaggcagaagaagaTTACCTTGACAAAGAACTCATTCAACTAATCAAGCAAAGGAAGGAACGGAACCG GCAAGCTGAACCAAGCTGTGCAAACCAAGAATTAGAATGTGATGATAGAAGATCACAGAGAAGGCGAGAAGAAAGAGCTGcttacaaagaaagagaagcgTATGATCAGTCATCGTGGCATCATCATAATGCATCACAAAGGGACTGGAAGTGGGAAAAGGATGATTATATTAGTCCTAGACAAGGCAAATTTTCACACTCTCAGAGGAACCTTAGTATACACAGACATTCAGGTAGCCCAAGGGGACGCTCTGGGTGGCACCAAAATGTTTCAGGAAGCTCTTCAAATCGGCATAACTATGGGAATTCTGGAAATGTTTGGCATCCAAGTGGGCGGGGAGGAGGAACATCAAATTGGCATCACAGTGCCAGGGAGAGAAATTCTACTTGGCACTCAGAAGGAACAGGTCATTTTTCTAGCTGGAATTCCAAGAGTTATGGAGGAAACTGGAAATCTAGTCCTCATGGTGCAAATGGCTGGAATTTTGGAAGCTCAGGAGATACATATTCGGTAGAGCCAATTAAATATAATAAGGAAAGATATGCATGGCAGCGGCAGGAGAAAGACATTGATGTTCTGCCATACAGAGATCGAAAAAATAGGAGTGACTTGCTTGATTTTACTAGTGATAAACTTCCTTCTGAGGGGGCATTGGATTTTGGTACGTCGAAGcaaccagaaagcaaaacttcaaGAGCCAGTGGAAAAAGTGGCAGTCCTTCCAGAGATAAAATGTATCGCTGGACTCCCTACCCATCCcagaaagctgcagagcagcaaccACGGTCTGAAGATAATGTTTCTAAAACTTCAGATAAAATGGATTCTGTATTTGTGCCTCTCACTGATTCAtcaatgaaaggaaaaacttgTGAAGCCAATGGTAGCctttcaaaacttaaaaaacgGGAAGCATCTTCCTCTTCTAATGTAACCTCAGATCACCTTGATTTGTGCAAGGTAATGAAAGACTGTTCCAGTGGTGAAAAGCCTGACAAAGATGATGGCAGAAGTAATAGGATGCCATCACTCAAATCCCCTCTTCTGAATATCACAGATATGAAGTTATCTTCCCCAAAGCAAGACACAAACAGTCTCTTAAAAAATGTCAAGCTTCTGTTGTCCTCAACTAGTGGTGAAGAGCAGAATCATTTGAATGCACTGAACTTGGAAACAAACAGTTTCTCCTCTTACTCATCGAAGCTGCATGGTGCATGTGCTGGTGACTTACAAGACAACAAAGATGTGCTTGGTGGCAATCTTGGAGAGCCTGTTAATAACTTAAgtgaagcagaacaaaaccccaaagatgTTAAGTCCAACCATTCCTTGCAAAATGCTCCCTTAAGCTCTTGCAAGGATACAAGTGACCAGAATAGAGAAGAAACTGGGAAAGCATCGCCAAAGAACGAGTTCAGACTAGATTCATTAGAAGATGTGAGTGATGATGATTTAATGGGAAGTGAGAAGTCAGAAGCAAGAGTTGAAAAGTTGGGTTCTTCTGTTAGTTCTTGTTTACCCTGTGACACTCCAGAAAGTAAACCTGCCACctctgaaaaggaagatgatgaaaaGCCGGCTGTTTCAAGTATTGCTTCTACTGATCTAAAAGATTCTATGTTTCAGATGGAATCCACAGTTTCTCCATCAAGTGGTCAGGACCATTTGCACGTGCATTTGAAAACCTCCTCACAGGATGGAGAAGGGGATGAAGAGCGTGTCAAGTCACATGATCACTTTGAAATGGAAGGTTTTGAAAATCCTTCAGATCATGAGCTGCAAAAAGGAGGAAGCCAGTCACTGGGCCTCCTTCTTCCTGATTTAAGCAAACTTGgcctccctgcctctctgcaaagAGACCTGACACGACATATTAGTCTGAAGAGCAAAGTCGGGACACATCTTCCAGAGCCCAATCTCAATAACGCACGGCGCATTCGGAATGTGAGCGGCCATCGGAGAAGTGAGACTGAGAAGGAGTCGGGGCTTAAACCCACCCTCAGGCAGATTCTTAGTGCTTCCCGGCGGAATGTAAACTGGGATCAAGTCATCCAGCAGGTAACCAAGAAGAAACAGGAACTTGGCAAAGGTTTACCAAG GTTTGGCATAGAAATGGTGCCTCTTGTTCAAAATGAGCAAGAGGGTCTAGAACTTGGTGAAGAATCTGATCTGTCTACTCTGGAAGGATTCCAGTGGGAAGGGATTTCCTTAGCAGTGCCTGGCTCAGCCAGAAAACGtagcttttctgaaagcagtGTCATTGCAGATAGAAATCCTTCTGCTTATAGCTTCTTCAGTGAACaagccaaaataaaagaaagtggGCAAAGGCAAATAATTGCAGCCAGCCACTCACATCACATAACATCTGGGTATGAAGCAAGCGCTGACATTGAGGCTGACTTGAAACGGGAGacatcttctcttcctttgtcACCATTTATGTCTGAAAGAACTGAGACTAGTGGAAGGAGACACAGCGTACAGGCCACCTCTGAGGTCGCAGGCCTCTCAAAACAAGACCAGGAGAGCCCAGAGAAGAGAACACCTcttcttgaaaaacaaaatgtgctAGAAATCTCAGAAGAAAATCGTCCAGCCTCAAATAATGCTTCACTTCTTGCAGTGTCTAATAACATAGATGCAGCTACAGACAGTAGCTGCACATCTGGTACTGAGCAGAATGACAGCCAAGGAATTGGAAAGAAACGAAGAGCAACTGGA GAGGGATCTTCTCCTGAAATCCCTAGtctagaaagaaagaataagagaagaaaaatcaaaggtaAAAAAG aacgTTCTCAGGTAGACCAGTTGTTGGCTATTTCGCTGAGGGAAGAAGAGTTAAGCAAGTCCCTGCATAGTGTGGACAGCAGTCTCTTGCAGGCTAGGGCTGCCCTGCAGGCTGCGTATGTTGAGGTTCAACGGTTCCTTGTATTAAAGCAACAG ATAACCATGGAAATGAGTACACTGAGAAGTCAGAGAATCCAGATCTTGCAGGGGCTACAAG AAACATATGAACCTTCTGAACTGTCAGAGCAACTTTCCTGCAGTATCttaagagagagaagaaatagcAAATCTCAGATGGCAGCTGACTTAATTCCTGCAGGTTCTTTCCTGCCCCTTTTGGACACTTTGTCTTCTTCTGTACCTCCACTAGGAGCTTCCGTTCATCTAAACATGCCGTCATCATTCCAGTCTTCTGGCATCACACCCACTGCTCCTCCTGACTCCTCAGTACGAGTTAAACGAGAACCTGTGTCTCCAAAAGgctcagaagaaaatgtgaattctGTACTCCAGAGCTCTCCATGTGCTTCACGAGCAGAAGAGGTGGAGCAGAAGGATG gagAGACCAACCAGAAAACTTCAGTGTATCCAGTTATCTCTGCAACCATATCCCTATCAGAGCTGGCAGCTTGTTTCCAACACACTAATCAAGATATTCACAAGCCTGCTGCAGACAGGGGAAAGGCTGGACTTCCTGAGAACCCTTCTCATTCACTGTCTGTTTTCAGCAAGAGAGAAGCAAGTGATACAGTGACTGAAAGCTTTTTACTGGGTCAGTGTAGCACTTCTCTTCCAAAGCATTCAGTCCTTCTAGAAATGCCAATGGataaaacccccaaattatCAGCAGAACCATCCGAGCAACAGACGGCAACCACTGTAGTCCCAGCAGAAAaagggaacaggaggaggagaaagttaaggaagaagaaaactctgAGGGCAGCCCACGTGCCAGAGAACAGTGATACAGAACAGGATATAATTGACTCTAAGCCTCTCCGGAAAGTCAAGGGTGGAAAGGTtcctaaaggagaaaaagttacTACATCCACTCCTCCAAGACAGGAGGATGGAGCTACTGCtcaaacagcaagaaacaaacATGAGGATGACAGTGATGCTTCTCTGGAACTAGTGGAAGTTCCAGCACCCCAGTGTGAGGTGGTTGACGTTGGTTCATCAGAGTCGGGAGATGAGAAACCAGACAGTCCATCAAAGAGGGATTCACGCAGCTGTGTGGATCAAGCAGTCCTAGAGGTGTCTTGCTCTGGTTATGATGAAGTGAGCTCTACCAGTGAGATTGGCACAAATTATAGGGATGATGGGAAAAGAAG tGTGGCTGAGACGCAGACTTCCATATCATCACTAAGAGGATCAAAGAACTCATCAG AAGTGTCTTCGGAGCCAGGTGAGGATGAAGAACCTACAGAGGGAAACTTTGAGGGACACCTGGCTGCAGTGAATGCTATTCAGATTTTTGGGAATTTGTTGTACACCTGCTCAGCAGACAAAACTGTTTGTGCCTACAATCTGGTT AGCAGGAAGTGTGTGGCCATCTTTGAAGGACATACTTCAAAAGTGAACTGCCTCCTGGTCACTCAGACAAATGGGAAGAATGCTGCACTGTACACTGGCTCAAGCGACCACACTATCAATTGCTACAATATCAAG ACCAAAGAGTGCATGGAACAGTTTAAATTAGAAGATCGAGTGCTCTGTTTACACAGTAGATGGCGGATCCTTTATGCAGGCCTTGCAAATGGCAGTGTGGTTACTTTCAGCATAAAG AACAACAAGCAGGTTGATACCTTTGAATGTCATGGCCCTAGAGCAGTGAGCTGTCTAGCCACAGCTCAGGAAGGAGCACGCAAGTTGTTGGTAGTGGGCTCCTATGACTGCACCATCAGTGTGCGAGATGCGCGGAACGGGCTGCTTCTCAGAACCCTGGAAGGTCACAGCAAGACTATACTCTGCATGAAG gttGTGAATGATCTGGTGTTCAGTGGCTCCAGTGATCAGTCTGTCCATGCCCACAACATTCAT ACTGGAGAGCTGGTACGGATCTATAAAGGCCATAACCATGCAGTAACAGTTGTGAACATTCTTGGGAAAGTGATGGTGACAGCATGTCTGGATAAATTTGTTCGTGTTTATGAACTACAG tCGCACGACCGCTTGCAAGTCTATGGAGGCCACACAGATATGATCATGTGTATGACCATCCATAAGAGCATG ATCTACACTGGATGCTATGATGGCAGCGTCAGAGCTGTGAGGCTTAATCTGATGCAGAATTTTCGTTGCTGG TGGCATGGATGTTCGCTGATCTTTGGAGTTGTGGACCATCTGAAACAACACTTACTAACTGACCACACCAACCCAAATTTTCAGACCCTAAAATGTCGTTGGAAGAACTGTGATGCTTTCTTTACTTCCAGGAAAGGTTCCAAGCAG
- the ZNF106 gene encoding zinc finger protein 106 isoform X9 codes for MVRERKCILCHIVYHSKKEMEEHMRSMLHHRELENLKGRFGIEMVPLVQNEQEGLELGEESDLSTLEGFQWEGISLAVPGSARKRSFSESSVIADRNPSAYSFFSEQAKIKESGQRQIIAASHSHHITSGYEASADIEADLKRETSSLPLSPFMSERTETSGRRHSVQATSEVAGLSKQDQESPEKRTPLLEKQNVLEISEENRPASNNASLLAVSNNIDAATDSSCTSGTEQNDSQGIGKKRRATGEGSSPEIPSLERKNKRRKIKGKKERSQVDQLLAISLREEELSKSLHSVDSSLLQARAALQAAYVEVQRFLVLKQQITMEMSTLRSQRIQILQGLQETYEPSELSEQLSCSILRERRNSKSQMAADLIPAGSFLPLLDTLSSSVPPLGASVHLNMPSSFQSSGITPTAPPDSSVRVKREPVSPKGSEENVNSVLQSSPCASRAEEVEQKDEMPMDKTPKLSAEPSEQQTATTVVPAEKGNRRRRKLRKKKTLRAAHVPENSDTEQDIIDSKPLRKVKGGKVPKGEKVTTSTPPRQEDGATAQTARNKHEDDSDASLELVEVPAPQCEVVDVGSSESGDEKPDSPSKRDSRSCVDQAVLEVSCSGYDEVSSTSEIGTNYRDDGKRSVAETQTSISSLRGSKNSSEVSSEPGEDEEPTEGNFEGHLAAVNAIQIFGNLLYTCSADKTVCAYNLVSRKCVAIFEGHTSKVNCLLVTQTNGKNAALYTGSSDHTINCYNIKTKECMEQFKLEDRVLCLHSRWRILYAGLANGSVVTFSIKNNKQVDTFECHGPRAVSCLATAQEGARKLLVVGSYDCTISVRDARNGLLLRTLEGHSKTILCMKVVNDLVFSGSSDQSVHAHNIHTGELVRIYKGHNHAVTVVNILGKVMVTACLDKFVRVYELQSHDRLQVYGGHTDMIMCMTIHKSMIYTGCYDGSVRAVRLNLMQNFRCWWHGCSLIFGVVDHLKQHLLTDHTNPNFQTLKCRWKNCDAFFTSRKGSKQDAVGHIERHAEDDSRIDS; via the exons GTTTGGCATAGAAATGGTGCCTCTTGTTCAAAATGAGCAAGAGGGTCTAGAACTTGGTGAAGAATCTGATCTGTCTACTCTGGAAGGATTCCAGTGGGAAGGGATTTCCTTAGCAGTGCCTGGCTCAGCCAGAAAACGtagcttttctgaaagcagtGTCATTGCAGATAGAAATCCTTCTGCTTATAGCTTCTTCAGTGAACaagccaaaataaaagaaagtggGCAAAGGCAAATAATTGCAGCCAGCCACTCACATCACATAACATCTGGGTATGAAGCAAGCGCTGACATTGAGGCTGACTTGAAACGGGAGacatcttctcttcctttgtcACCATTTATGTCTGAAAGAACTGAGACTAGTGGAAGGAGACACAGCGTACAGGCCACCTCTGAGGTCGCAGGCCTCTCAAAACAAGACCAGGAGAGCCCAGAGAAGAGAACACCTcttcttgaaaaacaaaatgtgctAGAAATCTCAGAAGAAAATCGTCCAGCCTCAAATAATGCTTCACTTCTTGCAGTGTCTAATAACATAGATGCAGCTACAGACAGTAGCTGCACATCTGGTACTGAGCAGAATGACAGCCAAGGAATTGGAAAGAAACGAAGAGCAACTGGA GAGGGATCTTCTCCTGAAATCCCTAGtctagaaagaaagaataagagaagaaaaatcaaaggtaAAAAAG aacgTTCTCAGGTAGACCAGTTGTTGGCTATTTCGCTGAGGGAAGAAGAGTTAAGCAAGTCCCTGCATAGTGTGGACAGCAGTCTCTTGCAGGCTAGGGCTGCCCTGCAGGCTGCGTATGTTGAGGTTCAACGGTTCCTTGTATTAAAGCAACAG ATAACCATGGAAATGAGTACACTGAGAAGTCAGAGAATCCAGATCTTGCAGGGGCTACAAG AAACATATGAACCTTCTGAACTGTCAGAGCAACTTTCCTGCAGTATCttaagagagagaagaaatagcAAATCTCAGATGGCAGCTGACTTAATTCCTGCAGGTTCTTTCCTGCCCCTTTTGGACACTTTGTCTTCTTCTGTACCTCCACTAGGAGCTTCCGTTCATCTAAACATGCCGTCATCATTCCAGTCTTCTGGCATCACACCCACTGCTCCTCCTGACTCCTCAGTACGAGTTAAACGAGAACCTGTGTCTCCAAAAGgctcagaagaaaatgtgaattctGTACTCCAGAGCTCTCCATGTGCTTCACGAGCAGAAGAGGTGGAGCAGAAGGATG AAATGCCAATGGataaaacccccaaattatCAGCAGAACCATCCGAGCAACAGACGGCAACCACTGTAGTCCCAGCAGAAAaagggaacaggaggaggagaaagttaaggaagaagaaaactctgAGGGCAGCCCACGTGCCAGAGAACAGTGATACAGAACAGGATATAATTGACTCTAAGCCTCTCCGGAAAGTCAAGGGTGGAAAGGTtcctaaaggagaaaaagttacTACATCCACTCCTCCAAGACAGGAGGATGGAGCTACTGCtcaaacagcaagaaacaaacATGAGGATGACAGTGATGCTTCTCTGGAACTAGTGGAAGTTCCAGCACCCCAGTGTGAGGTGGTTGACGTTGGTTCATCAGAGTCGGGAGATGAGAAACCAGACAGTCCATCAAAGAGGGATTCACGCAGCTGTGTGGATCAAGCAGTCCTAGAGGTGTCTTGCTCTGGTTATGATGAAGTGAGCTCTACCAGTGAGATTGGCACAAATTATAGGGATGATGGGAAAAGAAG tGTGGCTGAGACGCAGACTTCCATATCATCACTAAGAGGATCAAAGAACTCATCAG AAGTGTCTTCGGAGCCAGGTGAGGATGAAGAACCTACAGAGGGAAACTTTGAGGGACACCTGGCTGCAGTGAATGCTATTCAGATTTTTGGGAATTTGTTGTACACCTGCTCAGCAGACAAAACTGTTTGTGCCTACAATCTGGTT AGCAGGAAGTGTGTGGCCATCTTTGAAGGACATACTTCAAAAGTGAACTGCCTCCTGGTCACTCAGACAAATGGGAAGAATGCTGCACTGTACACTGGCTCAAGCGACCACACTATCAATTGCTACAATATCAAG ACCAAAGAGTGCATGGAACAGTTTAAATTAGAAGATCGAGTGCTCTGTTTACACAGTAGATGGCGGATCCTTTATGCAGGCCTTGCAAATGGCAGTGTGGTTACTTTCAGCATAAAG AACAACAAGCAGGTTGATACCTTTGAATGTCATGGCCCTAGAGCAGTGAGCTGTCTAGCCACAGCTCAGGAAGGAGCACGCAAGTTGTTGGTAGTGGGCTCCTATGACTGCACCATCAGTGTGCGAGATGCGCGGAACGGGCTGCTTCTCAGAACCCTGGAAGGTCACAGCAAGACTATACTCTGCATGAAG gttGTGAATGATCTGGTGTTCAGTGGCTCCAGTGATCAGTCTGTCCATGCCCACAACATTCAT ACTGGAGAGCTGGTACGGATCTATAAAGGCCATAACCATGCAGTAACAGTTGTGAACATTCTTGGGAAAGTGATGGTGACAGCATGTCTGGATAAATTTGTTCGTGTTTATGAACTACAG tCGCACGACCGCTTGCAAGTCTATGGAGGCCACACAGATATGATCATGTGTATGACCATCCATAAGAGCATG ATCTACACTGGATGCTATGATGGCAGCGTCAGAGCTGTGAGGCTTAATCTGATGCAGAATTTTCGTTGCTGG TGGCATGGATGTTCGCTGATCTTTGGAGTTGTGGACCATCTGAAACAACACTTACTAACTGACCACACCAACCCAAATTTTCAGACCCTAAAATGTCGTTGGAAGAACTGTGATGCTTTCTTTACTTCCAGGAAAGGTTCCAAGCAG